In Calothrix sp. PCC 7507, one DNA window encodes the following:
- a CDS encoding zinc-binding dehydrogenase: MNSGNYKKLVAKRLAQNFKSAIEIVELPLTELGSNQIVIKNKFAGINGGFDTLLCQGEIPYVNLTPPFDLGVEAVGEVVAIADNVRDFQVGDAVVTTHRGSGYREFQVVDANLAIKVRAATPEVLTLMPTGVSALVALEQAGEMKSNEVVLVTAAAGGTGHIAVQLAKLAGNHVIGTCSSETKAELLRQLGCDRIINYRTENLHQVLQQEYPQGINLIFDCVGKAVFDTCLENLAVRGRLIVVGFISEYAKVPEQITQPRIYHQLFWRAATIRGFLMPHYQEYIPEARDRLVHLFYTGKLKVAVDSTPFLGLESIPAAVEYLLSGQNCGKVVVKF, translated from the coding sequence ATGAACTCTGGTAACTATAAAAAACTGGTTGCAAAACGGCTAGCCCAAAATTTTAAATCAGCTATTGAGATTGTAGAACTACCTCTAACTGAACTAGGTAGTAATCAAATTGTGATTAAAAACAAATTTGCGGGAATTAATGGTGGTTTTGACACCTTACTTTGCCAAGGTGAAATTCCCTATGTTAATTTAACTCCCCCTTTTGATTTGGGTGTCGAAGCCGTGGGAGAAGTTGTGGCGATCGCAGATAATGTAAGAGACTTCCAAGTTGGTGATGCTGTGGTAACTACTCACCGTGGTAGTGGTTATCGGGAATTTCAGGTTGTGGATGCAAACTTAGCCATCAAAGTCAGAGCAGCGACACCAGAGGTATTAACCCTGATGCCTACAGGTGTATCAGCCTTGGTAGCATTAGAGCAAGCCGGGGAAATGAAAAGTAATGAAGTTGTTTTGGTGACAGCAGCAGCGGGTGGAACAGGACACATCGCCGTACAACTGGCGAAGCTAGCAGGTAATCATGTAATTGGCACTTGTAGTTCCGAAACTAAAGCCGAGTTATTGAGACAATTAGGATGCGATCGCATTATCAACTATCGCACAGAAAATCTCCATCAAGTCCTGCAGCAAGAATACCCCCAAGGCATTAATTTGATTTTTGACTGTGTAGGCAAAGCAGTATTTGATACTTGTTTAGAAAACTTAGCAGTTAGAGGACGTTTGATTGTAGTCGGTTTTATCTCTGAATATGCTAAAGTGCCAGAACAAATTACACAACCTCGAATATATCACCAGCTATTTTGGCGAGCTGCTACTATTCGAGGCTTCCTCATGCCACATTATCAAGAATATATTCCAGAAGCACGCGATCGCTTAGTTCACCTCTTCTACACTGGTAAACTCAAAGTTGCTGTTGATTCCACCCCATTTCTAGGTTTAGAATCTATTCCGGCAGCAGTCGAATATCTACTCAGTGGTCAGAATTGTGGCAAAGTAGTAGTCAAGTTTTAA
- a CDS encoding nuclear transport factor 2 family protein — protein MSQTSEHTLKIAHQAFEQFTHGLATGEWQGFLDMLTEDFTFWFPMGKFHGLNEGKDRANEFFQYVSASFKGGLSLTLDRFTSNETTVVFEFRDQGILLEQPYKNRVAVSFDVRGDKICSYREYFGSDGKSY, from the coding sequence ATGTCACAAACATCAGAACATACTTTAAAAATCGCTCACCAAGCATTTGAGCAGTTTACTCATGGACTAGCAACAGGAGAATGGCAAGGCTTTCTTGACATGCTTACAGAAGATTTTACCTTTTGGTTTCCTATGGGTAAATTCCACGGCTTGAATGAGGGAAAAGACCGAGCTAACGAGTTTTTTCAATATGTTTCTGCATCCTTCAAAGGCGGACTTTCCCTAACATTAGACCGTTTCACTAGCAATGAGACAACAGTTGTTTTTGAGTTTCGCGATCAAGGAATTTTATTAGAACAACCTTATAAAAATCGAGTAGCCGTTTCTTTTGATGTGCGTGGAGACAAAATTTGTAGCTATCGAGAATACTTTGGTAGCGATGGTAAATCTTATTAA
- a CDS encoding DUF2281 domain-containing protein has translation MTSQTLNITETLIAKLQSLPPEQQQTLLDFAEFLAQKHAQPQPVQQRVLGLNQGEIWMSEDFNDPLPDEFWTGEQ, from the coding sequence ATGACTTCCCAAACACTGAATATAACTGAGACATTAATTGCTAAACTGCAATCCCTACCACCAGAGCAACAACAGACGCTCCTAGATTTTGCAGAATTTTTAGCCCAGAAACATGCTCAACCCCAACCCGTGCAACAACGGGTGCTTGGTTTGAACCAGGGAGAGATTTGGATGAGTGAGGACTTCAATGATCCTTTACCAGATGAATTTTGGACTGGTGAGCAGTGA
- a CDS encoding type II toxin-antitoxin system VapC family toxin, with product MNILLDTHVFIWSTGNPERLSQRVTDLLTDTSNTWMLSIASIWEIQIKLQLGKLNLNSNLPALIDNQQRVNNLQLLPIELAHIYALNNLPNYHRDPFDRLLIAQATVEQIPIISIDAVFDNYPIQRLW from the coding sequence GTGAATATATTGTTAGATACCCACGTATTTATCTGGTCTACAGGAAATCCAGAAAGATTATCTCAGAGGGTGACAGATTTATTGACTGATACTAGCAATACATGGATGCTGAGTATAGCTAGTATTTGGGAAATACAAATAAAACTTCAACTGGGTAAGCTCAATCTAAATTCAAATCTCCCTGCGTTGATAGACAATCAGCAGCGTGTGAATAATCTACAACTTTTACCTATTGAGCTAGCTCATATTTACGCTTTAAATAATTTACCTAACTATCATCGTGACCCTTTTGACAGACTGTTAATAGCTCAAGCTACTGTGGAACAAATCCCTATTATCAGCATTGATGCGGTTTTTGATAATTATCCAATTCAGCGGCTGTGGTAG
- a CDS encoding alr0857 family protein — protein sequence MLKLTYAENSFNLELINEPWENWVNKRVVLALSAATQIYMKPSTAAFVIPAQLSDLADLEKLAPANMIELCPCDASWVEVILKGIWLTSDANSEVGVFVTSLSKAAELLLEKIAQSEQFCHV from the coding sequence ATGCTAAAACTTACCTACGCCGAGAATAGCTTTAACCTAGAGCTGATCAATGAACCTTGGGAAAATTGGGTGAATAAAAGAGTAGTCTTGGCTTTGAGTGCTGCTACACAAATTTATATGAAACCTAGCACGGCTGCTTTTGTGATACCTGCTCAATTGTCGGATCTAGCTGATTTAGAAAAGCTAGCTCCAGCCAATATGATTGAACTTTGCCCTTGTGATGCCTCGTGGGTGGAAGTTATTCTCAAGGGTATTTGGTTAACATCTGATGCTAATAGTGAAGTTGGTGTTTTCGTGACTTCCTTGAGCAAAGCTGCTGAGTTATTACTTGAGAAAATTGCACAAAGTGAACAATTTTGTCATGTTTAA
- a CDS encoding HEAT repeat domain-containing protein — MARTSYGPEVKRRSRRLLGALLVYANDETDCRDESVLASLRPQILTRWQSEHRLVVRTKVRFLEALTGLASDESQLNAQQIKEALQRFSDFLEILEDNRPSRSGSETWHFTLKLWHKRQNIAANLQQFDIEWEHRRPEKSKQVTGDTKKEVGEQPFDFAQDKGAGSKGEDLQVLPNNGKRDRLSSHHLPNWQQLCRSNLETQNHRRLTTNPLTSADGVTFELDQVYIPLGLVERKQRLRHRGDVTPQEGSRLYEPEDAEFTPTFDHNQFIQHCAQQKTSQRIAIIGEPGAGKTTLLQKVAAWILDNTEDLPIWVSLADLQGKTLEQYLIQDWLPSATRKLRVPPEIEEAFCEQFNQGRVWLLLDAVDEMAIESSHALAKIASFLKGWVADSTIILTCRLNVWDGGKNALESFNVYRNLNFTYSHELSPHSNKVEQFIQRWFQDNPTCGDSLRTELNQPERRRLKDAVKNPLRLALLCRIWGLGQGGLPNTKAMLYEQFVQSIYEWKHDRFPTTPAQRQRLNHGLGELALLAIAQEKTKFRLRHRFICEVLGTADDGLFSLALQLGWLNQVGISETQGEKVYAFYHPTFQEYFAAQAVTDWRFFLNHTLGSRDWGLGTRDWGLGSSGKFPDYPIPNPWALSEVEVQSPIPSYRIFESQWREVILLWLGREDIPRADKEEFMQALIEFSDGCGGCYHYQAYFLAAQGIAEFADCLKADDIVQQLIKWRFGYFHEKKQKWWRYPPPIIEGARVALLKTDRPKAIAALEQFIQSNRNVFDSWNAAYSLGKVFDPGNKIAIAALETLAATVRHETIRWQAAYNLGRVDPGNQTAITALVEIIATTKNESTRRKAAYSLGKLDFENAIAISTLEQIAASATDISQRRQATENLKALRSPEPLDLSKPSPSSPLPSSSPARLSSLVRGITSCEDEDTRRRKAYKLAQLDPGNQMAFNTLLQLLKSSNSESVRKRTADNLKEILLDAQMPVVIASLKNYFDDGICEHELEQFRECYKLIWHCAGTMKYEEFYQIWHYSSS, encoded by the coding sequence ATGGCAAGAACGAGTTATGGCCCAGAAGTAAAAAGGCGATCGCGTCGCTTATTAGGAGCGTTGTTAGTTTATGCTAACGATGAAACAGACTGTCGGGATGAATCAGTCTTAGCCAGCTTGCGCCCCCAAATCCTCACTCGTTGGCAATCAGAACATCGTTTGGTTGTCAGGACAAAAGTCAGATTCTTGGAGGCTTTGACAGGTTTAGCCTCAGATGAAAGTCAATTAAACGCCCAACAAATCAAAGAAGCCTTACAAAGATTTTCCGATTTCTTAGAAATTCTCGAAGATAATCGTCCCTCTCGTAGCGGTTCCGAAACTTGGCACTTCACCCTCAAACTGTGGCACAAACGCCAAAACATCGCAGCCAACTTGCAACAATTTGACATTGAATGGGAACACCGCCGCCCCGAAAAGTCAAAACAAGTCACTGGAGACACCAAAAAAGAGGTAGGGGAGCAGCCCTTCGACTTCGCTCAGGACAAGGGTGCAGGGAGCAAGGGAGAGGATTTACAGGTTTTGCCTAATAATGGCAAGCGCGATCGCTTATCCTCCCATCATCTTCCCAATTGGCAGCAACTTTGCCGCAGCAATTTAGAAACGCAAAATCACAGACGACTCACCACCAATCCCCTCACCAGCGCCGATGGTGTCACTTTTGAACTAGATCAGGTTTATATCCCCTTGGGATTAGTGGAACGCAAACAACGTCTACGTCATCGGGGTGATGTGACTCCTCAAGAGGGTTCACGATTATACGAACCAGAAGACGCTGAATTTACTCCAACTTTTGACCATAATCAATTTATCCAACATTGCGCCCAGCAAAAAACCAGCCAGCGCATCGCCATTATCGGAGAACCAGGGGCAGGAAAAACTACTTTGCTCCAGAAAGTTGCCGCATGGATATTAGATAACACTGAAGACTTGCCCATTTGGGTGTCTCTAGCAGACTTACAAGGTAAAACTTTAGAGCAATACCTCATTCAAGATTGGCTACCCTCCGCTACCCGTAAGCTGCGCGTTCCTCCAGAAATAGAAGAAGCATTTTGCGAACAGTTCAATCAAGGAAGGGTTTGGTTACTTTTGGATGCTGTTGATGAAATGGCTATTGAATCCAGCCACGCCCTAGCCAAAATTGCCAGCTTTTTAAAAGGTTGGGTAGCAGATTCCACCATCATCCTCACTTGTCGGCTCAACGTTTGGGATGGAGGTAAAAATGCACTAGAGTCTTTTAATGTCTATCGCAACCTGAATTTTACTTACAGTCATGAACTCTCTCCCCATTCCAACAAAGTAGAACAGTTCATTCAACGGTGGTTTCAAGACAATCCCACCTGTGGAGACAGTCTGCGGACAGAATTAAATCAACCAGAACGACGACGGCTGAAAGATGCAGTCAAAAACCCCCTACGCTTGGCGCTGTTGTGTCGTATTTGGGGATTAGGACAAGGAGGATTACCCAACACCAAAGCGATGCTGTATGAGCAGTTTGTGCAGTCAATTTATGAGTGGAAACACGATCGCTTTCCGACAACTCCAGCCCAACGACAGCGGTTAAATCATGGGCTAGGAGAATTAGCACTGTTGGCTATAGCCCAAGAAAAAACCAAGTTTCGTCTGCGACATCGCTTTATCTGTGAGGTTTTAGGCACTGCTGATGATGGTTTATTTTCATTGGCATTACAGTTAGGTTGGCTCAATCAGGTGGGTATATCAGAAACTCAAGGGGAAAAAGTTTATGCCTTTTACCATCCCACTTTTCAAGAATACTTTGCTGCTCAAGCTGTCACTGATTGGCGTTTCTTTTTAAATCACACATTAGGAAGCAGGGACTGGGGACTGGGGACTAGGGACTGGGGACTAGGAAGTAGTGGAAAATTTCCTGATTACCCAATCCCCAATCCCTGGGCACTGAGCGAAGTCGAAGTGCAATCCCCAATCCCCAGTTACCGCATTTTCGAGTCACAATGGCGGGAGGTAATTCTGCTGTGGTTAGGTAGAGAGGATATCCCACGGGCAGATAAAGAGGAATTTATGCAAGCATTAATTGAGTTTTCTGATGGCTGCGGGGGATGCTATCACTATCAAGCCTATTTTCTGGCAGCCCAAGGAATTGCTGAGTTTGCAGATTGCCTCAAAGCTGATGATATTGTTCAGCAATTGATTAAGTGGCGTTTTGGCTATTTCCATGAGAAAAAACAAAAGTGGTGGAGATATCCGCCGCCAATTATTGAGGGGGCGCGGGTAGCTTTATTAAAGACCGATCGCCCAAAAGCGATCGCTGCTTTAGAGCAGTTTATCCAGTCCAACCGGAACGTATTCGATAGCTGGAATGCCGCTTATAGCTTGGGTAAAGTCTTTGATCCAGGTAATAAAATTGCGATCGCTGCTTTAGAAACACTCGCTGCCACAGTCCGCCATGAAACAATTCGTTGGCAAGCGGCGTATAATCTAGGAAGGGTAGACCCTGGCAACCAAACAGCCATTACAGCCCTAGTGGAAATTATTGCTACCACCAAAAATGAATCAACCCGTCGCAAAGCCGCTTACAGTTTAGGGAAACTTGATTTTGAGAATGCGATTGCCATTTCCACATTAGAGCAAATCGCCGCATCTGCCACAGATATATCCCAGCGACGACAAGCCACAGAAAACCTCAAAGCACTTCGTTCACCTGAACCCTTAGACTTGAGCAAACCCTCCCCATCTTCCCCTCTTCCTTCCTCCTCCCCTGCCCGCCTTTCCTCTTTAGTTCGCGGCATCACATCCTGTGAAGATGAAGATACCCGCAGACGCAAAGCCTACAAATTGGCACAGCTTGATCCAGGGAATCAAATGGCATTTAACACCTTATTGCAACTCCTCAAGTCAAGCAATAGTGAATCAGTTCGCAAGCGTACAGCAGATAATTTAAAAGAAATACTCCTCGATGCACAAATGCCAGTAGTTATTGCATCATTAAAAAATTACTTTGATGATGGAATCTGCGAACATGAATTAGAACAATTCCGCGAGTGTTATAAACTTATTTGGCACTGTGCAGGAACTATGAAATATGAAGAATTTTATCAAATTTGGCACTATTCATCATCATAG
- a CDS encoding circadian clock KaiB family protein, which translates to MTTDKLSRPQLFKGIALFTPGGDLIYCIDPSKHGRWHLHLCAALQEILDLPEPPHFLVPCYTATIDHWLDPRNQQARTFAEAYPAVIRHQAVLNAIFRTGDLVWQAAPWQEGMCDRMVLATYRSSFPQLWEDHDLIVRLDLAEPTPKYRHAVTSAQKLQLKTQGYVLRLFVAGHSANTERILHNLHELLERSLGHPYTLKVVDVLTNPEQAEIDQVSATPTLVKVWPHPIRRIVGDLDHAEKILQMLGAQ; encoded by the coding sequence TTGACTACAGATAAACTATCTAGACCCCAGTTGTTTAAAGGGATTGCCTTATTTACACCTGGAGGAGATTTAATTTACTGCATCGACCCTAGTAAGCATGGTCGATGGCATTTGCATTTGTGTGCTGCTTTACAGGAAATTTTAGACTTACCAGAACCGCCTCATTTTTTAGTGCCTTGTTACACAGCGACTATTGACCACTGGTTAGATCCACGTAACCAGCAAGCGCGAACTTTTGCGGAAGCTTATCCGGCTGTTATACGACACCAGGCTGTGCTGAATGCTATTTTTAGGACAGGGGATCTAGTATGGCAAGCGGCTCCTTGGCAGGAGGGAATGTGCGATCGCATGGTGTTAGCAACTTATCGCTCTTCGTTTCCTCAACTTTGGGAAGACCACGATTTAATTGTCCGCCTAGACCTTGCTGAACCAACACCAAAATATCGTCACGCTGTGACATCAGCACAAAAGCTGCAACTCAAAACACAAGGTTATGTTCTGCGCTTGTTTGTTGCCGGACATAGTGCGAATACTGAGCGTATCCTGCACAATCTGCACGAACTGTTAGAGCGATCGCTCGGACATCCTTATACTTTAAAAGTGGTTGACGTGTTGACAAATCCAGAGCAAGCAGAAATCGATCAAGTTTCAGCCACTCCCACCCTCGTCAAAGTCTGGCCTCACCCAATTCGGCGAATTGTGGGGGATCTAGACCATGCGGAAAAAATCTTACAGATGTTGGGCGCTCAATAA
- a CDS encoding type IV pilus twitching motility protein PilT has translation MTETQRPLSSNSAATRNAPPMPPPPPTPTISTQRQATQTLDMSANNNSSHSTAQAAPPPPPAAAHRPGTPPPIPQTVSAKPNSSGVTLEQLIKEAHDKGISDLHLGVGEPPRFRSRGEIVGTEYPETDKESFMSWLREVMTEAEIQRFEEHLEFDGATQYEFARVRINVFGSLKGPAMVLRLIPLKILTMEQLKLPPVFRDICHSHKGLILVTGPTGSGKSTTMAAMIDYINKEMAKHIITIEDPIEFVHQSRKSLVKQREVGMHTRKFDNALKAALREDPDLILVGEMRDKETVNTALKAAQTGHLVMGTLHTNSAVKTIERILNLYSAEEQDSMRVAVSESLVAVIAQGLCRTTDGKRAAFHDVLINTDAIKEWIKDGKYDEIGELMKQAGFDGMITMNQSLLNLYQDGRITEETALEMSPTPNEMAQFLRGRV, from the coding sequence ATGACAGAAACACAACGTCCATTAAGTTCCAACTCTGCTGCTACACGTAATGCGCCACCAATGCCACCACCACCCCCAACGCCAACCATAAGTACGCAGCGTCAGGCGACGCAAACGTTGGATATGTCAGCAAATAACAACTCCAGCCACTCTACTGCTCAAGCTGCACCGCCTCCACCCCCTGCTGCGGCTCATCGTCCAGGAACTCCACCGCCAATTCCGCAAACTGTAAGCGCCAAACCCAATAGTTCAGGAGTGACTTTAGAGCAGTTAATTAAGGAAGCTCACGACAAAGGAATTTCTGACCTTCATTTGGGCGTAGGTGAACCCCCCCGCTTCCGCAGCCGAGGCGAAATCGTTGGCACGGAATATCCAGAAACAGATAAAGAAAGTTTCATGAGTTGGTTGCGGGAGGTGATGACTGAGGCGGAAATTCAGCGCTTTGAAGAACATTTAGAATTTGACGGTGCTACTCAGTACGAATTTGCCCGTGTGCGGATCAATGTTTTTGGCTCTCTCAAAGGACCAGCAATGGTTTTGCGGTTGATTCCGCTGAAAATCTTGACGATGGAACAGTTAAAATTACCTCCGGTGTTTAGGGATATCTGCCATTCTCACAAAGGTTTAATTTTGGTAACTGGGCCTACTGGTTCTGGGAAGTCCACAACGATGGCAGCCATGATTGACTACATTAATAAAGAGATGGCCAAGCACATCATTACCATCGAAGACCCAATTGAATTTGTCCACCAAAGCCGTAAGTCTTTAGTCAAGCAGCGGGAAGTGGGAATGCACACCCGGAAATTTGACAATGCTTTGAAAGCAGCTTTGCGGGAAGACCCAGATTTGATTCTGGTGGGGGAAATGCGGGATAAAGAAACAGTCAACACTGCTTTAAAAGCTGCTCAGACTGGTCACCTGGTAATGGGTACTTTGCACACTAATAGTGCTGTGAAAACCATTGAGCGGATTCTCAATCTCTACTCAGCAGAAGAACAGGATTCAATGCGGGTAGCAGTTTCTGAGTCCTTAGTCGCAGTGATTGCTCAAGGTTTGTGTCGCACGACTGATGGCAAGCGGGCTGCTTTTCACGATGTCCTGATCAACACTGATGCAATTAAAGAATGGATCAAAGATGGTAAGTATGATGAAATTGGCGAATTGATGAAGCAAGCCGGTTTTGATGGCATGATTACAATGAACCAGTCTCTGCTCAATCTCTATCAGGATGGCCGTATCACTGAAGAAACTGCCTTAGAAATGTCGCCTACTCCTAACGAAATGGCTCAATTCCTCAGAGGGCGAGTTTAA
- the wecB gene encoding non-hydrolyzing UDP-N-acetylglucosamine 2-epimerase has protein sequence MTEQKRVYIILGTRPEAIKLAPVIQVFQNSPDFELRVILTGQHREMVEQVMQLFNLKADGNLEIMQPQQSLSDITCRSLRGLETLFQESKPDLVIVQGDTTTAFAAALAAFYQKIPVGHVEAGLRTDELFNPYPEEANRRLISQITQLHFAPTPLAVENLRRSGVLGEVHLTGNTVIDALLNVAATEPACNIPGLEWNSYRTLLATVHRRENWGEPLQGIAEGFLQILDKFPDTAMLLPLHRNPTVREPLQALLGNHPRIFLTEPLDYAELVGAIGRSHFLLTDSGGLQEEAPSLGKPVLVLRETTERPEAVAAGTAKLVGTISKDIVVAAAELLSNPEAYETMANAINPFGDGKAAERILQIVQNYLSVG, from the coding sequence ATGACTGAGCAAAAAAGAGTTTACATTATCTTGGGCACTCGTCCGGAAGCAATTAAACTAGCTCCGGTAATTCAGGTTTTTCAAAATTCCCCAGATTTTGAATTGCGAGTAATTTTGACTGGACAGCATCGTGAGATGGTTGAGCAAGTGATGCAGCTGTTCAACCTGAAGGCAGATGGTAACTTGGAAATTATGCAGCCGCAACAATCTCTGAGTGATATTACTTGTCGCAGCTTGCGAGGCTTGGAGACTTTATTCCAAGAAAGCAAGCCAGATTTGGTGATTGTACAAGGAGACACTACCACAGCTTTTGCTGCAGCCTTGGCAGCGTTTTATCAAAAAATTCCTGTGGGTCATGTAGAAGCTGGCTTAAGAACTGATGAGCTATTCAATCCTTATCCAGAAGAAGCTAATCGGCGGCTAATTTCTCAAATCACCCAGTTGCACTTTGCACCGACACCTTTGGCTGTAGAAAATTTGCGGCGTTCTGGTGTTTTGGGTGAAGTTCACTTGACTGGTAACACGGTAATTGATGCATTGTTGAATGTGGCTGCAACTGAGCCAGCTTGCAATATACCAGGCTTGGAATGGAATTCATATCGCACCCTATTGGCAACAGTTCACCGTCGAGAGAATTGGGGAGAACCATTACAAGGAATTGCTGAGGGGTTTTTACAGATATTAGATAAGTTTCCTGATACAGCAATGCTCTTACCATTACACCGTAATCCGACGGTACGAGAACCTTTACAGGCTTTATTAGGAAATCATCCCCGAATTTTCTTGACAGAACCTTTAGATTATGCAGAGTTGGTGGGAGCAATTGGGCGATCGCATTTCTTACTCACTGACTCTGGTGGATTACAAGAAGAAGCACCCAGCTTAGGGAAACCAGTATTAGTTCTCAGAGAAACAACAGAAAGGCCAGAAGCAGTTGCGGCAGGTACGGCTAAACTTGTGGGAACTATCAGCAAAGACATTGTTGTGGCGGCGGCTGAGTTGCTAAGTAATCCTGAAGCTTATGAAACAATGGCCAACGCCATTAATCCTTTTGGGGATGGTAAGGCAGCAGAGCGAATTTTGCAAATAGTGCAAAATTATTTAAGTGTTGGCTGA
- a CDS encoding rhomboid family intramembrane serine protease, protein MFPLYDENQTRITPYLTYGLIGMNILVFLHEYSLSNEQLELFFKLYAVVPRELTTNFAGEWTTLFTSQFLHGGWWHLISNMLFLWVFGNNIEDRLGHVKYLIFYLACGALAALCQWFIGMNSGIPSLGASGAISGVLGAYLIRFPQARIMSLVFLGFFVTTIRIPAMILIGIFFLQNVISGLASLQVAANMSVETGGVAYWAHIGGFVFGIILAPLFGLFRREY, encoded by the coding sequence GTGTTTCCTCTCTACGACGAAAATCAGACGCGAATCACACCGTATTTGACCTACGGGTTGATTGGCATGAATATTTTAGTTTTTCTTCATGAATATAGTCTGTCAAATGAACAACTAGAACTATTCTTCAAGCTGTATGCTGTAGTACCACGAGAGTTGACCACCAACTTTGCTGGAGAATGGACGACGTTATTTACGTCCCAGTTTTTGCACGGTGGTTGGTGGCACTTGATATCGAATATGTTGTTTCTCTGGGTTTTTGGTAACAATATTGAAGACCGCTTGGGTCATGTTAAATATCTGATTTTTTATTTGGCATGTGGTGCTTTAGCCGCTTTGTGCCAGTGGTTTATTGGCATGAATTCGGGGATTCCTTCCTTGGGGGCAAGTGGTGCAATTTCTGGGGTATTGGGTGCTTATCTTATCCGCTTCCCTCAAGCTAGGATTATGAGCTTGGTTTTTTTAGGATTTTTCGTCACTACTATCAGAATTCCGGCCATGATCTTGATCGGAATTTTCTTTCTTCAGAATGTGATTTCTGGTCTAGCTAGTTTGCAAGTTGCCGCTAATATGAGCGTGGAAACAGGCGGAGTTGCTTACTGGGCACATATTGGTGGCTTTGTCTTCGGGATAATCCTTGCTCCTTTATTTGGGTTATTTAGGCGAGAATATTAG